The following proteins are co-located in the Mus caroli chromosome 7, CAROLI_EIJ_v1.1, whole genome shotgun sequence genome:
- the LOC110299225 gene encoding olfactory receptor 51G2-like, with translation MSYSNHSSTSFFLTGLPGLEAVYLWLSIPLCTMYIASLAGNSLILWVVKSEPSLHQPMYYFLSMLAVTDLGLSVSTLPTMLTIYMMGVSEVALDMCLAQLFFIHTFSIMESSVLLTMAFDRVVAISSPLHYATILTNPRVASLGMAILVRSIGLHIPAPIMLKKLPYCQKRHLSHSYCLHPDVMKLACTDTRINSAYGLFVVLSTLGVDSVLIVLSYGLILYTVLSIASKTERLKALNTCVSHICSVLLFYTPMIGLSMIHRFGKWASPCSRVLLSYLHFLTPPVLNPVVYTIKTKQIRQRIWRIFRCGGRSIGHIQGH, from the coding sequence ATGTCCTACTCCAATCATTCCAGCACCTCATTCTTTCTGACTGGCCTTCCTGGCCTTGAGGCGGTGTATCTCTGGCTCTCCATTCCTTTGTGCACCATGTACATTGCCTCTCTGGCAGGGAATAGCTTGATTCTATGGGTTGTaaagtcagagccctccctgcaCCAGCCTATGTACTACTTTCTATCCATGCTTGCAGTTACTGACCTCGGCCTGTCTGTCTCCACACTGCCTACCATGCTGACGATCTATATGATGGGTGTCAGTGAGGTGGCATTAGACATGTGCCTTGCGCAGCTCTTCTTCATCCATACTTTCTCCATCATGGAGTCATCTGTGCTGCTGACTATGGCCTTTGACCGTGTTGTGGCCATCAGCAGTCCCCTACACTATGCCACCATCCTCACCAACCCTCGGGTTGCCAGTTTGGGCATGGCCATTTTGGTACGAAGCATTGGTCTCCACATCCCTGCCCCCATCATGCTGAAGAAGCTACCTTACTGCCAGAAGCGTCATCTTTCCCACTCTTACTGCCTGCACCCAGATGTTATGAAGCTGGCCTGTACTGACACCCGCATCAACAGTGCCTATGGCCTCTTTGTGGTTCTCTCCACTCTGGGTGTGGACTCTGTGCTCATCGTTCTATCCTATGGGCTGATCCTCTACACAGTGCTGTCGATCGCTTCCAAGACTGAACGCCTCAAAGCCCTCAACACCTGTGTCTCCCATATCTGTTCTGTGCTACTCTTCTACACACCTATGATCGGCCTTTCTATGATCCACCGATTTGGCAAATGGGCTTCCCCCTGCAGCCGTGTGTTGCTCTCTTATCTTCACTTTCTCACGCCTCCAGTGCTCAACCCAGTTGTTTATACCATAAAGACCAAGCAGATCCGACAGAGGATTTGGCGCATCTTCCGGTGTGGTGGAAGAAGCATTGGGCATATCCAGGGTCACTAA